The Thermothelomyces thermophilus ATCC 42464 chromosome 6, complete sequence DNA segment GGGTTCAACCCCAGAATGGGCCACCGGCACCTGGCGCAGCGTATGCTCCCCCTCCAGTGCCTCCCCGATCGGAGCCGCCGACGGCCGGGCCGGTCCCAGGGACTTCAGGCCTGCCCCCGCCTCCGCCCCCCTTGCCCGCAACCCCCATGCCAATCCACTTTCATCATCTTTTTGtcgcccctccccctcctcctccccctccccctcctgtGCAGCAATTACCTAGCATCGCTCATCAAGGGGCCGCCCTACCCGGCCAATCCTGGCCTGCTGCGCCGTCGAGTCGTAACAGTGGCCAACCTGATCATCTTACCCGGGGGCAGGAAGTTTCCGCCCGACTCCAGGCGGCCAGGGGATCACGGGGCCCGCCGGTGCGCACCTCCTCGAACGTTACCACGAATGCCAATGTCGAGCGTGGTAGCGAGGGCCCCTCTTCGGCTATTACCAGCCTACGGGACTTCTTGTCAGCCGTTCCACGCCCCGATACCGTGACCGGGGCTTTCTCTTCCGACTCAGCCTTCGAATCTCCTACGGTTGCGGCACCCGATTTCCACGGATCACCATATGCCACCAACCTGGCTCTTGCTGCCTCGGCATCGCATGTTCCTGCAACTGAACCGCAACCAAACGAGGAACGAGGTCTGCTGCGAGTGAATCAGAACGTGAAGCGAGCGGCTAGTCCGGAGTTTTCGAGCCCAGATGGTCTGCTGGAGGTGGAGCAGGAAACAGACGGTGATGGCAGGCGCAAGAAGAGCAAACGAAGTTCAAACGCTGCCGTTCAGGGAGGGAGAGGGTTACCAAAGTTTGCTTGCCCCTATTTCAAGAGGAACCCGAGGAAGTATCGCAAGTGGACTTCGTGTCCCGGGCCGGGATGGGACGAGGTTCACCGGGTCAAGTATGTGGTTGCCGCAGCCAGGATATATGTCAACGTGTCTCCCGGACGCTGACAAACAATCACAGAACGCACCTCTACAGACGGCACCCCCTTCCCATCCAATGCCCCCGGTGTTGGGAACCGTTTAAGACAGACGCCCAGCTCCAGGCACATCTGCAACAAAACCCGCCGTGCCCCATCCAAAGCAACCGCACGCTTCAGGAAGGATTTACCAAGGACCAGGAAAAGAAGCTGCGAAGCCGCAAGAAGACGCATGCGGACATGACTGACGAGGAGAAGTGGCGGGAGATTTACATGATCCTCTTTCCGGACGACGACCCGGACACCATTCCATCGCCATGTAAGTTTGATCGGCTCTAATCATGACCTTGAAGAAGACAAAGTAGATCCTGATTACGGCGACGCGTTGAATAGACTACAGCGAATCCGAGGATGGCGGGGATAACCACAACTCGGGACTTTCTGGCGAGTTGGAGGACTACGCCACCTTCATCCGCCGAGAGATGCCCACGCTCGTGCGGCGGGAGCTCGAGACGTTGTTCCGGGAAGAATACCCGGACATCGAGGAGCGAATCCGTCCCCGCGTTGCCGACATTGTCCTGAGTCTGCAACCCAGGCTTCTGAGCCTCTACAGACAGTCACAGATGCCCCTGAGCGAGTACGGTCCACAGCAGCATGCAGAGACGGGAAGGACTGCGAGCGGCAGCGAGCCGACCCTCACGCCCCTCTTGTCTCAAGGCACGGACCCGGGATCGGGGTCAGAGCCTCACTCGACTCCGGACATGGTGGTGGGAGCCAGCAACATAACTTTGGACGAGCTCGAAGCACAGCTAGGTCTTGGTGCTAGTGGTCTGGGCATCCAGTGGAACAGCATCGGTCCTGTGCCCCAAGTGCCGCCGATACAGCCACCAGAGGGCGATGTTGGACTCGCGTTAGATTCGTTCGACTGGGACTATGATTTCGATAAGTGGCTGAACCCTGCTCTCTTCATGCCGCCCGTTGGAGGGAACTACACAGCGGGTCCTTCGGCCAGGGCGCAGCGACACAATCGTGGTTAATAGAGCTTAGAGGACTTTCAGGGCGCTCATCCCTAGGTAATTATGTCCCGTTGACATTCGACGGAATCGAATGGTTTCAATGACCCAGCTTGAGCCACGGTTAATTAATTACACTATCATGCAGTAAGCGCAGAGACCCTCCCCAGCGACGATGGCACGCAGGGCTGGTAACACCGGTCGTGGATGGCGTAACCACTCACGCCCTGAGCCATGCCGCCTTTCGTGTGTGCGCCACATGGGTATCATTGGCAGCTCATAGCCGGGGTGAGCGGTGTTGAGCCCGAGACGTGAGTCACCTGCGTAACATAGAGATTTAGGTGCGCATAATTATTATTACTTCCAACTGCCACCTTCCAACTCTAGTGGCTTCTAAAGTAAATCCGTAATTAATACACTTCTTTCCACAGCTGAACCGGCGAGGCGCTCGGATCATGGTGGAGGGCCGAGAATCCGAGAGCTTTGGGCACATCGTCGCGTTTGCCGACGAAAAAGGTTTCACCACATGTAAAACAGTTAATAGACACACAGTCGAGCCACAATGATGTCTCAAACCCCGTTTTTGGTCTTGAGCGAACAGGAGCCCATTTCCCCCGTCGGGTATCGTCTCGTAATCTTTTGTTCACTTCTTTCTCTGGTTCAGACTAATTAATATCTATTATGCGGCGGAGAAACAGCCTGGACCTCTCGAGTTGCTCGTCATCCACGCTGCCCAGCCGCGCCCAGCCATCCACGGCCATGCGAGCGTATCTCGTGGCGTTGACCATGTCCCCCTTCAGAAAGTACAGGTCCGCGAGCGTGTCGTGGTACTCGGCCATCAGGGGCGGGGTCATGTCCCACTCGGAGACCATGAGCCACTCCTCGGTCATGGTGATGGCGTTCTGGTAGAAGCCCTCGCTCCTCGCGTTCAGGATCGTCTCCTTCAGGCTCTTGACCTTGCTCCTCCAGACCTCGGAGTTGTCGAGGTCCAGCTGGGAAGCGCGGCAGAGCGAGCAGGAACACTCGAAACCCCAGTGGTTCCTCAGGTACCTCCGGCGCTCTTCCGCCGGCGTCTCCAGGGGCACATCTATATTCGGTGAATTTTGTGGTGGGCGGTTAATTAGTCAACAAAGCTTCTGGGACGGCGAATGATGAACGGATGAATATGGCAATGGACGACGACAAGACCTACAGCTCATGAGAATCTCTTCCCCCGCATCAATGGCACGGAAAGCGACCACTTCCATGGTCAAGCGCCGCTCAGAAAAGCGGTAGTATGCGCTATTTTTTTGTCAGTATATTTATTTGTTGATGACAATTGTAACTGATCGAGAAGCAATGACTGGCGAGAACAAACTTACTTTGGTCTGCAGGCATGGTTGAT contains these protein-coding regions:
- a CDS encoding uncharacterized protein (Contains conserved domain SET[pfam00856], SET domains are protein lysine methyltransferase enzymes.), with the protein product MVDVPSVLIGIPFLADAKPHHRRRILKQALNQLPEETRNRVYTLGRGSSPYEVDAIMGPNTNTVVIADDEVHVGLFTEVARINHACRPNAYYRFSERRLTMEVVAFRAIDAGEEILMSYVPLETPAEERRRYLRNHWGFECSCSLCRASQLDLDNSEVWRSKVKSLKETILNARSEGFYQNAITMTEEWLMVSEWDMTPPLMAEYHDTLADLYFLKGDMVNATRYARMAVDGWARLGSVDDEQLERSRLFLRRIIDIN